A window of the Pelagicoccus albus genome harbors these coding sequences:
- a CDS encoding phytoene desaturase family protein, which translates to MAEHYDVAIIGAGMSGLSAGIRAAHFGKKAIILEQHNAPGGLNSFYAKEGRKYDVGLHAMTNFVPASERRAIFNKLLRQLRIDRAELDLIEQKSSRVAFPGVNLRFGNDEGLLESEVEAAFPGQVDGFRKLSETIRDFPDRDLEQPYQSARSWIKQFISDPLLEEMIFCPLMYYGSAVENDMDVGQFVIMFRSIFHEGLARPAEGIRLLIRVVLDRYRKLGGIRKMKTGVKRLIEEGGRISRIELDNGEEITADVILSCAGLPETYSLVDPSIIADQSKDAGKLAFSETIAVYETLPETWGWGDDTIVFFNDSDRFVYEAPEEQIDLRSGVICLPNNFEFGDRPLKEGLVRVTCLANHDAWCGFSEERYQAAKEEWFGRIQNSILPMMPKPTRDHSGELVATDMFTPKTIKRFTRRARGAIYGSPRKVKDGRTDWDNLFLCGADQGYLGIVGSMLSGVVIANQYVLKG; encoded by the coding sequence ATGGCAGAGCACTACGACGTAGCGATAATAGGAGCGGGAATGTCTGGATTGTCGGCGGGCATACGGGCCGCTCATTTTGGCAAGAAGGCTATCATCTTAGAGCAGCATAATGCTCCTGGTGGATTGAATAGCTTTTATGCGAAAGAAGGGCGCAAGTATGACGTCGGACTGCACGCCATGACCAACTTCGTACCCGCCTCCGAAAGGCGGGCCATCTTTAACAAGCTTCTTCGTCAGCTTCGCATCGATCGAGCAGAGCTTGATCTGATAGAACAAAAGTCATCGCGGGTCGCCTTCCCGGGGGTTAATCTGCGATTTGGAAATGACGAAGGCTTGTTGGAGAGTGAAGTCGAAGCGGCCTTTCCAGGTCAGGTTGATGGCTTCAGGAAGCTAAGCGAAACGATTCGCGATTTTCCAGATCGAGATCTGGAGCAGCCCTATCAATCGGCCCGTTCGTGGATCAAGCAATTCATCTCGGATCCGCTCCTCGAGGAGATGATTTTTTGCCCGCTCATGTACTACGGGTCCGCTGTGGAAAATGATATGGATGTGGGGCAGTTCGTTATCATGTTTCGGTCCATTTTCCACGAGGGACTAGCGCGCCCAGCGGAAGGGATTCGCTTGCTCATTCGTGTTGTCTTGGATCGTTACCGTAAGCTAGGTGGTATCCGGAAAATGAAGACGGGCGTGAAACGTCTGATCGAGGAAGGGGGGCGGATTAGCCGCATCGAGCTAGATAACGGCGAGGAGATCACGGCGGATGTCATACTTTCCTGTGCTGGTTTGCCGGAAACTTACTCGCTGGTGGATCCTTCAATTATCGCGGATCAGTCCAAGGATGCGGGTAAACTCGCCTTTTCTGAAACCATCGCAGTCTACGAGACATTGCCGGAAACTTGGGGCTGGGGCGATGATACGATCGTATTTTTCAATGATTCGGATCGTTTCGTGTATGAGGCCCCCGAGGAGCAAATCGATTTGCGAAGTGGCGTAATCTGCTTGCCGAACAATTTTGAATTTGGGGATCGTCCTTTGAAAGAGGGGCTCGTTCGGGTTACCTGTCTTGCCAATCATGACGCTTGGTGCGGCTTCTCGGAAGAGCGTTACCAAGCGGCGAAAGAGGAGTGGTTCGGCCGTATCCAGAATTCTATCCTACCCATGATGCCTAAGCCGACGAGGGATCATTCTGGAGAGCTCGTGGCCACGGATATGTTTACGCCGAAGACTATCAAGCGATTCACGCGACGGGCGAGGGGGGCTATTTATGGTTCTCCTCGGAAGGTGAAAGATGGTCGCACGGATTGGGATAATCTGTTCCTTTGCGGAGCGGATCAGGGCTACCTTGGTATTGTGGGCAGCATGTTGAGCGGTGTGGTGATCGCCAATCAGTATGTGCTCAAAGGCTAG
- the rpmA gene encoding 50S ribosomal protein L27: MAHKKGQGTSKNGRDSNPKNLGVKKFGGEEVIAGNIIVRQRGTRFHAGKNVGMGRDHTLFALSDGKVVFDREHRKVAVEA, from the coding sequence ATGGCACATAAAAAAGGACAAGGAACTTCCAAGAACGGACGCGATTCAAACCCAAAGAACCTCGGTGTTAAGAAGTTCGGCGGAGAAGAAGTCATCGCCGGCAACATCATCGTACGTCAGCGCGGGACTCGTTTCCACGCCGGCAAGAACGTAGGCATGGGTCGCGACCACACGTTGTTCGCGCTTTCCGACGGCAAGGTCGTTTTCGACAGAGAACACCGGAAGGTGGCAGTCGAAGCCTAA
- the rplU gene encoding 50S ribosomal protein L21, whose amino-acid sequence MKATIQTQGKQYTVTEGDVLIVNRYPETEAGSKLEINEVLTVGEGDAFKLGAPFVDGAKVSATILENKRGRKIVVFKKKKRKGYERRRGHRQELSVIKIDSIES is encoded by the coding sequence ATGAAGGCAACTATCCAAACACAGGGCAAACAGTACACCGTCACAGAAGGCGACGTTCTAATCGTGAACCGCTACCCAGAGACGGAAGCCGGCTCAAAGCTCGAAATCAACGAAGTCCTAACAGTGGGCGAAGGCGATGCATTCAAGCTCGGCGCTCCCTTCGTCGACGGCGCAAAAGTCTCCGCTACCATTCTAGAAAACAAGCGCGGCCGCAAGATCGTGGTTTTCAAGAAGAAGAAGCGCAAAGGCTACGAACGCCGCCGCGGACACCGCCAAGAGCTTTCCGTAATCAAGATCGACTCAATCGAGTCCTAA
- a CDS encoding class I SAM-dependent methyltransferase → MDVERVRGYFNEQSTVQHYAKAVANIGLWESEKLLFSKYLSKEEKLLDLGCGAGRVTIGLWEEGFKSVLGTDLAESMVAESREIADCLGCPFTFQREDATRLSFADQSFDGVIFAFNGLMQIPGRAVRRLALQEIYRVLRPGGRFLFSTLDREDRLYSKVFAVKDDPEHDLSRNPNLIDFGDRHFESEHGTTFMHVPTQSEVCQELEAVGFHVLQTAMRSELAHESDRVFDFSEDCRMWVVEKAR, encoded by the coding sequence ATGGATGTAGAAAGAGTTCGCGGTTATTTCAATGAGCAGTCGACAGTGCAACATTATGCGAAGGCTGTGGCCAATATTGGGCTGTGGGAATCGGAGAAATTGTTGTTTAGCAAATACTTGTCGAAGGAAGAAAAATTGCTGGATTTAGGCTGCGGGGCTGGTCGGGTAACGATTGGGCTCTGGGAGGAGGGCTTTAAAAGCGTTCTAGGAACAGATCTGGCGGAGTCGATGGTGGCGGAATCTCGGGAGATCGCGGACTGTCTCGGGTGTCCATTTACCTTCCAAAGGGAGGATGCAACTCGTCTGAGCTTTGCGGACCAGTCGTTTGATGGGGTGATTTTTGCCTTCAACGGCCTCATGCAGATTCCAGGCAGGGCGGTACGCAGGCTCGCCTTGCAGGAGATATATAGAGTGTTGCGCCCCGGCGGACGTTTCTTGTTTTCCACTCTAGATCGGGAGGATCGCCTCTACTCCAAGGTTTTCGCAGTGAAAGACGATCCTGAGCATGATCTTTCCCGGAACCCAAATCTCATCGATTTCGGTGACCGGCATTTCGAATCGGAACACGGAACGACCTTCATGCACGTGCCGACTCAAAGCGAGGTCTGCCAGGAGTTAGAGGCAGTGGGCTTTCACGTGCTGCAGACAGCGATGCGCAGCGAATTGGCCCACGAGTCGGATCGGGTTTTCGATTTTTCAGAGGATTGCCGAATGTGGGTCGTAGAGAAAGCCCGTTAG
- the ilvC gene encoding ketol-acid reductoisomerase codes for MSRKNYFNTLTLAQKLEQLGRCRFMNSSEFNGVEALKGKKVVIVGCGAQGLNQGLNMRDSGLDVSYTLRGAAIEEKRQSWKNATENGFAVGTYEEMLPSADLVLNLTPDKQHTAVINAVQPLMKKGATLAYSHGFNIVEEGMEIRKDLTVIMVAPKSPGTEVREEYKRGFGVPTLLAVHTENDPEGKGWDIAKAYACATGGDRAGCLESSFIAEVKSDLMGEQTILCGLLQAGSLLAYDKMIEEGIEAGWASKFVQHSFDTICEALKHGGITNMMDRLSNPAKLKAFELSEELKDIMRDLFDKHQEDIMSGAFSSGMMADWDNDDKDLLTWREATNETAFEKSTAGDVEISEQEYFDKGILMVAFVRAGVELAFESMTNAGIKEESAYYESLHETPLIANTIGRKKLYEMNKVISDTAEYGCYLFSYAAVPLLADFMKGIKTDVIGKGLECSCTAVDNQELVAANAKIRSHGVEKIGTVLRGHMGAMAKIAVGG; via the coding sequence ATGAGCAGAAAAAACTACTTCAACACACTGACCTTGGCTCAAAAACTTGAGCAACTCGGCCGTTGCCGTTTCATGAACTCCTCCGAATTCAACGGAGTCGAAGCACTCAAGGGCAAGAAAGTGGTCATCGTGGGTTGCGGCGCTCAGGGCTTGAACCAAGGCCTCAATATGCGTGACTCCGGTCTCGACGTTAGCTACACCCTCCGCGGAGCAGCGATCGAAGAGAAACGCCAGTCTTGGAAGAACGCGACCGAGAATGGTTTCGCAGTTGGCACTTACGAGGAAATGCTTCCTAGCGCTGACCTGGTTCTCAACCTCACTCCAGACAAGCAGCACACCGCGGTTATCAACGCCGTTCAGCCGCTCATGAAGAAGGGAGCCACATTGGCTTACTCCCATGGTTTCAACATCGTCGAAGAAGGCATGGAGATCCGCAAGGACTTGACCGTTATCATGGTCGCTCCAAAGAGCCCTGGAACCGAGGTGCGCGAAGAGTACAAGCGTGGATTTGGCGTACCAACTCTTCTCGCGGTTCACACCGAAAACGACCCAGAAGGCAAGGGCTGGGACATCGCCAAGGCTTACGCTTGTGCCACTGGCGGCGATCGTGCCGGCTGTCTCGAGTCTAGCTTCATCGCTGAAGTTAAGTCCGACCTCATGGGCGAGCAGACAATTCTCTGTGGCTTGCTGCAGGCCGGTTCGCTTCTCGCTTACGACAAGATGATCGAAGAAGGAATCGAAGCGGGCTGGGCATCCAAGTTCGTTCAGCACTCCTTCGACACCATTTGTGAGGCTCTCAAGCACGGCGGTATCACCAACATGATGGATCGCCTCAGCAATCCAGCCAAGCTCAAGGCTTTCGAGCTTTCCGAAGAGCTAAAGGACATCATGCGTGACCTTTTCGACAAGCACCAGGAAGACATCATGTCTGGCGCGTTCTCCAGCGGTATGATGGCTGACTGGGATAACGACGATAAGGATCTGCTCACTTGGCGCGAAGCGACCAACGAAACAGCGTTTGAAAAATCTACTGCTGGCGACGTAGAGATCTCCGAGCAAGAGTACTTCGACAAGGGCATCCTGATGGTTGCTTTCGTTCGTGCCGGTGTTGAGCTTGCCTTCGAGTCCATGACCAATGCAGGTATCAAAGAAGAGTCTGCTTACTACGAGTCTCTGCACGAAACGCCTCTGATCGCCAACACCATCGGGCGCAAGAAGCTCTACGAGATGAACAAGGTTATCTCGGACACGGCTGAATACGGTTGCTACCTCTTCTCTTACGCGGCGGTTCCATTGCTCGCTGACTTCATGAAGGGCATCAAGACTGACGTGATCGGCAAGGGCCTCGAGTGCAGCTGCACCGCAGTCGACAACCAAGAGCTTGTAGCTGCCAACGCCAAGATTCGCAGCCACGGAGTCGAAAAGATCGGCACCGTCCTCCGCGGACACATGGGCGCGATGGCCAAGATTGCAGTTGGCGGTTAA
- a CDS encoding cytochrome b562 produces the protein MKNLSLLALGLSLIAPNAMVFADHHEGEHEETPLQEEMSSMNKAWKSIRRAAKDPAEFAHAAEMVGTMIEHAKNSIDMDPILLAEQEGEEAKEKFMHGYQEGMQETVVLLEELKAAFEVADQAAVVATMDKINDARKKGHRSYKPKDD, from the coding sequence ATGAAAAATCTGTCCCTCCTAGCCCTAGGTCTCAGCCTCATCGCTCCGAACGCAATGGTCTTCGCCGATCATCATGAAGGCGAACACGAAGAAACTCCTCTGCAGGAAGAGATGAGTTCTATGAACAAAGCATGGAAGTCTATTCGCCGTGCTGCCAAGGATCCCGCCGAGTTTGCCCACGCGGCTGAAATGGTTGGGACCATGATCGAGCATGCCAAGAATTCCATAGATATGGACCCCATCTTACTTGCTGAACAAGAAGGGGAAGAGGCGAAAGAAAAGTTCATGCACGGTTACCAAGAGGGCATGCAGGAGACTGTCGTTCTCTTGGAAGAGCTCAAAGCAGCTTTCGAGGTGGCTGATCAGGCGGCAGTCGTCGCCACTATGGATAAGATCAATGATGCCCGTAAAAAGGGGCATCGCTCCTACAAGCCGAAGGACGACTGA
- a CDS encoding rhodanese-related sulfurtransferase, giving the protein MSTEKSLVVAYYKFVDLPDFEARKEPLLKVCEDNGVKGTILLAREGINSTMAGPEAGVEAVLDYLQNDPAIGELVVKRSWADECPFYRMKVRLKQEIVRLGLPEVNPNDQVGEYISPEKWNELISDPDVILVDTRNDYEYEIGTFKGAIDPKTKSFREFPEYVRKELADKKDKKVAMFCTGGIRCEKSTSYLLKEGFEKVYHLEGGILNYLEKVNPEESLWEGDCFVFDNRVAVDHSLKKGDYEMCRACRHALTEEDLKSEKFVEGTSCPHCFDTLSEEQRQRAAERQKQVEISKALGRKHIGATQLEREQWRDMKLKQREEASRKSGGCCES; this is encoded by the coding sequence ATGAGCACGGAAAAGTCATTGGTTGTCGCCTACTACAAGTTTGTAGACCTGCCCGATTTCGAGGCGAGGAAGGAGCCCTTGTTGAAAGTTTGCGAGGACAACGGCGTCAAAGGCACGATCTTGTTGGCTCGCGAGGGCATCAACTCCACCATGGCAGGTCCGGAAGCAGGTGTGGAGGCGGTACTCGACTATTTGCAAAACGACCCTGCTATCGGTGAGCTGGTGGTTAAGCGATCTTGGGCAGACGAGTGTCCTTTTTATCGCATGAAGGTGCGTCTGAAGCAGGAAATTGTTCGCTTAGGCCTTCCGGAGGTGAACCCCAACGATCAGGTGGGCGAGTACATTTCCCCAGAGAAGTGGAACGAACTGATATCCGATCCCGACGTGATTCTGGTCGATACTCGCAATGACTATGAGTACGAGATCGGCACTTTTAAGGGAGCGATTGACCCAAAGACCAAGTCTTTCCGCGAGTTTCCCGAGTACGTCCGCAAGGAGCTAGCCGACAAGAAGGACAAGAAAGTCGCGATGTTCTGCACCGGCGGTATTCGCTGCGAAAAGTCGACTTCCTATCTACTCAAGGAAGGCTTCGAAAAGGTGTACCATTTGGAAGGTGGAATCCTCAACTACCTCGAAAAGGTTAACCCCGAGGAAAGTCTCTGGGAAGGGGACTGTTTCGTTTTCGACAACCGTGTCGCGGTGGATCACTCGCTCAAAAAGGGCGACTACGAAATGTGCCGGGCGTGTCGTCACGCATTGACCGAGGAGGACCTGAAGTCGGAGAAGTTCGTCGAAGGCACGAGCTGTCCCCATTGTTTCGATACGTTATCCGAGGAACAACGCCAACGTGCAGCGGAGCGTCAGAAGCAGGTCGAGATCAGCAAGGCTCTCGGTCGCAAGCATATCGGGGCCACGCAGCTCGAGCGTGAACAGTGGCGTGACATGAAGCTCAAGCAGCGCGAAGAGGCGAGTCGCAAATCTGGCGGTTGCTGCGAATCGTGA
- a CDS encoding SLC5 family protein, with amino-acid sequence MIQTLVFTLITASIALLTFLKCRQSGERGTDAKEYFLAGGGLSWVFVAGSLTLTNINTDTLVGWNGNQTLIVVWWELAGVIGFYLLAKVFLPIYFKNECTTVTELLERRFGEPHLRATVAFLFLIGNVAIFLPIMLYTSSLFLISLFGLEMPLILVATTIAIAGALYAIFGGLRAVAISDTYSGVLLFGMALVVVFLALAAVDWDLSGLPPERLQLIGDSSSKVPWHTLFTGLILVQVYYWSTNQTITQRALAASSLKEAQKGCYAAAIIRLTLVPAIVIVPGLCAYKLYGETGDSTYGRIVADTLPHWLTGAFAAAMVAATMTSFNSTLNSSAALYVCDLHQRYINPTKNVAKLSVTVSILFALLGIGLVPFYMGAESIIQLIQQLIGLFSMPILASFITGLLFRDVDARAVIASLLFGAGLYALLTFGWEAWYEADPATRLAPWHFLHAMTLTVAGCVGFALSVNLIIFGKRARLDTGPRT; translated from the coding sequence ATGATACAGACCCTCGTCTTTACCCTCATCACCGCCAGCATCGCGTTGCTGACCTTCCTAAAATGCCGCCAATCAGGCGAACGCGGAACCGATGCTAAAGAGTATTTCCTGGCCGGCGGCGGACTGAGTTGGGTCTTCGTAGCAGGCTCTTTGACTCTTACTAACATCAATACCGACACCTTGGTCGGCTGGAACGGAAACCAAACCTTAATCGTCGTCTGGTGGGAACTAGCCGGAGTCATTGGATTCTACCTCTTAGCCAAAGTCTTTCTACCCATCTATTTCAAGAACGAGTGCACGACCGTCACCGAGCTGCTGGAGAGACGTTTTGGCGAACCACACCTTCGTGCCACAGTGGCCTTCCTTTTCCTGATCGGCAACGTGGCAATCTTCCTGCCCATCATGCTCTACACGAGCTCCCTCTTTCTCATATCGCTCTTCGGCTTGGAGATGCCCTTGATACTGGTCGCTACTACCATCGCCATAGCGGGAGCCTTGTACGCCATTTTCGGAGGACTACGAGCTGTCGCGATCTCGGACACCTATAGCGGAGTTCTGCTCTTTGGCATGGCCCTCGTGGTAGTATTCCTCGCCTTGGCTGCCGTCGATTGGGACCTTTCAGGACTCCCGCCAGAACGCCTGCAACTGATCGGCGACTCCTCCTCTAAAGTTCCTTGGCACACGCTCTTCACCGGATTGATTCTCGTGCAAGTCTACTACTGGAGTACCAACCAAACTATCACCCAGCGTGCCTTGGCCGCTAGCTCGCTGAAGGAAGCCCAAAAGGGTTGTTACGCGGCCGCCATCATTCGCCTCACTCTTGTCCCCGCCATCGTAATCGTCCCGGGCCTCTGTGCCTACAAGCTGTATGGAGAAACCGGAGACAGCACCTACGGCCGCATCGTAGCGGATACGCTCCCGCATTGGTTAACCGGAGCCTTCGCAGCCGCCATGGTCGCAGCTACCATGACCAGCTTCAATTCGACGCTTAATTCCTCCGCCGCTCTCTACGTTTGCGACCTCCATCAACGCTACATCAATCCAACAAAAAATGTCGCAAAACTCAGCGTCACGGTCTCTATCCTCTTCGCCCTGCTTGGCATCGGGCTAGTTCCATTCTACATGGGAGCCGAGAGTATTATCCAGTTGATCCAACAGCTCATCGGACTCTTCAGCATGCCAATTTTGGCTTCCTTCATTACCGGCCTCCTCTTCAGGGATGTCGACGCCCGAGCAGTGATCGCTTCTCTGCTCTTCGGAGCTGGACTGTACGCCCTACTCACTTTCGGCTGGGAAGCGTGGTACGAGGCCGATCCTGCAACACGACTCGCTCCCTGGCACTTCCTTCACGCCATGACCCTCACCGTAGCCGGTTGCGTAGGCTTCGCCCTCTCGGTCAACTTGATTATCTTTGGCAAAAGAGCTCGTCTCGACACCGGCCCAAGGACCTGA
- the hcp gene encoding hydroxylamine reductase: MFCNQCEQTARGEACCTIGVCGKNEEVAGLQDALIHALQGIAHLAVAARGADIIDQDLDTFVMGGIFTTLTNVDFDPQRLAKLIHQTVERRAAFAQRLTEAGVEIPQNHPSINFAPASDCELLVEQGKQLKLVETLDSDPDIRSLKQILLYGIKGIAAYGDHAAKFGKVDTDVCSFIYDGLVALGAEGLSLEDCVAAAMKAGEINLRAMEILDEGNTGRFGHPVPTSVPLGHRKNKCILITGHDLTHLELLLKQTEGKGIDVYTHGEMLPCHGYPELKKYDHFIGHFGTAWHNQRLEFGDFPGPILFTTNCIQKPGPHYADRVFTTGLVGWPGIKHVEENDFSEVVAKALEMEGYQEDSENGSVMVGFARNAVMGVADNVIEAVKAGDIKHFFLVGGCDGSNGGRDYYSEFVAKTPKDSVVLTLACGKFRFFNQELGDIGGIPRLLDIGQCNDAYSAIQIAVALSKAFDCGVNELPLSMVLSWYEQKAVSILLTLLYLGIKDIRLGPTLPAFITPKVLDFLVENFNIQPITTPEKDLEALLAS; encoded by the coding sequence ATGTTTTGTAATCAATGCGAACAAACCGCCCGCGGCGAGGCGTGCTGCACCATAGGTGTTTGCGGGAAAAACGAGGAGGTCGCCGGCCTTCAAGACGCTCTCATCCATGCCCTACAGGGCATCGCTCACCTCGCGGTAGCAGCTCGTGGGGCAGACATCATAGACCAAGATTTGGATACTTTCGTCATGGGAGGCATTTTCACGACTTTGACCAATGTCGACTTCGACCCGCAACGCTTAGCCAAACTCATCCACCAAACCGTCGAACGACGTGCAGCCTTCGCTCAACGCTTGACCGAAGCTGGCGTAGAAATTCCACAGAACCATCCGTCTATCAATTTTGCACCGGCTTCAGACTGCGAATTGCTCGTCGAGCAAGGAAAACAGCTGAAGCTCGTCGAAACGCTCGATTCCGATCCAGACATTCGTTCGTTGAAGCAAATCCTGTTGTACGGAATCAAAGGAATAGCCGCCTACGGAGATCACGCCGCGAAGTTCGGAAAAGTGGATACAGATGTCTGCTCCTTCATCTACGATGGGCTTGTAGCGCTCGGCGCGGAAGGGCTGAGTCTAGAGGATTGCGTGGCCGCCGCTATGAAAGCGGGCGAGATCAACCTGAGAGCCATGGAGATTCTGGACGAGGGCAACACCGGTCGATTCGGTCACCCTGTCCCGACTTCTGTCCCCTTGGGCCACCGCAAGAACAAGTGTATCCTCATAACCGGACACGATTTGACCCATCTCGAACTGCTACTGAAACAAACAGAAGGCAAAGGCATCGACGTCTATACGCACGGCGAAATGCTCCCTTGCCACGGTTACCCGGAGCTCAAGAAATACGATCACTTCATCGGCCACTTCGGAACCGCTTGGCACAACCAACGCCTCGAGTTCGGAGATTTTCCGGGCCCGATTCTATTTACCACCAATTGTATCCAAAAACCTGGACCCCATTACGCGGATAGGGTTTTCACGACGGGACTAGTCGGCTGGCCGGGTATCAAACACGTCGAAGAAAACGACTTCTCCGAGGTCGTGGCCAAAGCCTTGGAAATGGAGGGCTATCAGGAAGATTCGGAAAATGGCTCCGTCATGGTTGGCTTCGCCCGCAACGCCGTTATGGGCGTCGCGGACAACGTCATCGAGGCGGTGAAGGCTGGCGATATCAAACACTTCTTCCTCGTGGGTGGTTGCGACGGTTCAAATGGGGGCCGCGACTACTATTCTGAATTCGTGGCCAAGACACCAAAGGACAGCGTCGTACTGACCCTCGCCTGCGGAAAATTCCGTTTCTTCAACCAAGAACTGGGTGACATCGGAGGCATCCCTCGTTTGCTCGACATCGGCCAGTGCAACGACGCCTACTCCGCCATTCAGATCGCGGTTGCCCTGTCCAAAGCATTCGACTGCGGAGTCAATGAACTCCCGCTATCCATGGTGCTTTCCTGGTACGAGCAAAAGGCGGTTTCCATCCTACTCACCCTCTTGTATCTTGGAATCAAGGACATCCGGCTCGGCCCGACCTTGCCGGCCTTCATCACTCCTAAGGTATTGGATTTCCTCGTGGAGAACTTTAATATTCAGCCCATCACCACGCCGGAAAAGGACCTCGAAGCCCTTCTCGCCTCGTAG
- a CDS encoding Crp/Fnr family transcriptional regulator, producing the protein MDLAKIETALSRTTLFQGLAQEDLSNLAEICFERVYEKSAVIMSEGQAASGFFIVAEGEVKVYKSNSEGKEKILHLCGPGESFAEVVVFYGKPYPASASAIKRTRLLAIPRDRFVALLEKDTSLSLNMLANLSMKLRRFSSQIEDLALREVPARIASHIVFLSDSQGGKSRVTLRTSKAQLANLLGTTPESLSRTLANMVSRGLIALEGRSVELLDLDGLRDLAS; encoded by the coding sequence ATGGACTTGGCTAAAATCGAAACCGCACTCTCGCGCACAACCCTCTTCCAAGGCCTGGCCCAAGAGGATCTTTCGAACCTCGCCGAGATTTGTTTCGAGCGAGTTTATGAAAAGAGCGCTGTCATCATGAGTGAAGGGCAGGCGGCCTCTGGATTTTTCATCGTCGCGGAAGGAGAGGTCAAAGTCTACAAGAGTAACTCGGAGGGGAAGGAGAAGATTCTGCATCTCTGCGGTCCGGGCGAGTCTTTCGCCGAGGTAGTTGTCTTCTACGGCAAGCCTTATCCCGCCTCGGCGAGTGCGATCAAGCGTACCCGTTTGTTGGCCATACCGCGTGATCGTTTCGTCGCCTTGTTGGAGAAGGATACTTCACTCTCGCTGAACATGCTGGCGAATCTTTCTATGAAGCTGAGGCGGTTTTCTTCGCAGATCGAGGATCTGGCCCTCAGGGAAGTGCCAGCCCGTATTGCTTCGCATATCGTGTTTTTATCGGACTCGCAGGGTGGAAAAAGCCGTGTCACTTTGAGGACTTCCAAAGCCCAGTTGGCCAATCTTCTCGGAACCACGCCAGAGTCTCTCTCGCGGACGCTGGCGAATATGGTTTCCCGTGGGCTAATCGCTCTGGAAGGTCGATCTGTGGAGTTGCTTGATCTGGACGGTTTAAGAGATCTGGCGTCCTAG